A genomic region of Parus major isolate Abel chromosome 14, Parus_major1.1, whole genome shotgun sequence contains the following coding sequences:
- the COQ7 gene encoding 5-demethoxyubiquinone hydroxylase, mitochondrial — protein MTDVLFSGMAAAAGPVVRCSLLQRRPLRCGPGLRPVPGGEASLRLCSTRVAREGINKPVIDRIIRVDHAGEYGANRIYAGQMAVLGRSSVGPVIQQMWDQEKDHLKKFNELMVAYRVRPTVLLPFWNVAGFVLGAGSALLGKKGAMACTVAVEESISEHYNNQIRTLIEEDPEKYKELLLVIKQFRDDEQEHHDIGLEHDAEATPAYSVLKTAIQLGCKAAIFLSERI, from the exons ATGACGGATGTCCTGTTCAGCGGGATGGCGGCGGCCGCGGGCCCGGTTGTGCGGTGTTCGCTGTTGCAGCGCCGGCCCCTCCGCTGCGGGCCGG GTCTGCGGCCTGTGCCCGGCGGGGAGGCTTCCCTCAGGCTGTGCAGCACGCGGGTGGCGCGGGAGGGCATCAACAAGCCCGTCATAGACCGCATCATCCGCGTGGACCATGCCGGGGAGTACGGGGCGAACCGCATCTATGCGGGGCAGATGGCCGTGCTGGGCAGGTCGAGCGTGGGACCCGTCATCCAG CAAATGTGGGATCAAGAAAAAGACCACCTGAAAAAATTCAATGAGCTCATGGTTGCATATAGAGTCCGACCTACTGTTTTATTGCCTTTCTGGAACGTAGCAGGTTTTGTTTTAG GGGCTGGAAGTGCTTTACTTGGAAAGAAAGGTGCAATGGCTTGCACAGTGGCCGTGGAAGAGAGTATATCAGAGCACTACAACAACCAGATCCGAACTCTAATAGAAGAGGAtccagaaaaatacaaagaactGTTGCTG GTAATAAAGCAATTCCGGGATGATGAGCAGGAGCACCACGACATTGGGCTTGAGCATGATGCAGAAGCT ACACCAGCTTATTCTGTTTTGAAGACAGCCATACAACTTGGATGCAAAGCTGcaatatttttatcagaaagaATTTAG